The following proteins come from a genomic window of Daphnia carinata strain CSIRO-1 chromosome 8, CSIRO_AGI_Dcar_HiC_V3, whole genome shotgun sequence:
- the LOC130700141 gene encoding uncharacterized protein LOC130700141 isoform X2 produces the protein MSNGPNVPPYKPGYPAAKYDDVPLCAKNSSKPWCSTDEVYPIYEIQKALNQYYQEVLALYKDVKAITPNSVDELKDLEEETYLCSSSTTYIQPMRAVNVNGKWRVIVNNVESYNYLFTQSARIEECDVDVGSTCPLVPSCYDSKCVQKNMFHRFLVFDPYDYYFPFAIEKFQLPASCGCVIGAYFP, from the coding sequence ATGTCCAATGGGCCAAACGTCCCGCCTTACAAACCGGGTTATCCGGCGGCCAAGTACGATGATGTGCCACTTTGCGCCAAGAACTCATCAAAACCCTGGTGTTCGACTGACGAAGTCTATCCCATCTACGAAATCCAAAAAGCTTTGAATCAATACTATCAAGAAGTCCTGGCGCTCTACAAAGATGTAAAAGCAATCACGCCCAATTCTGTGGACGAATtaaaagatttagaagaagaaacataCCTATGCTCGAGCTCTACCACTTACATTCAACCTATGCGAGCTGTCAACGTCAATGGTAAATGGCGAGTTATCGTCAACAACGTCGAATCCTATAACTACTTGTTCACCCAATCGGCTAGGATCGAAGAATGTGATGTCGACGTGGGATCTACCTGTCCGCTTGTTCCATCTTGCTACGACTCTAAATGCGTCCAGAAGAACATGTTCCACCGCTTCTTGGTTTTTGATCCCTATGACTATTACTTCCCCTTCGCCATTGAAAAGTTCCAACTACCTGCATCCTGTGGTTGCGTAATTGGAGCTTACTTTCCTTGA
- the LOC130700141 gene encoding uncharacterized protein LOC130700141 isoform X1 yields MFLDRRQTSLNADSKTSQSFVTTKEVWGKNMFLKFLSFASLVVVAMSNGPNVPPYKPGYPAAKYDDVPLCAKNSSKPWCSTDEVYPIYEIQKALNQYYQEVLALYKDVKAITPNSVDELKDLEEETYLCSSSTTYIQPMRAVNVNGKWRVIVNNVESYNYLFTQSARIEECDVDVGSTCPLVPSCYDSKCVQKNMFHRFLVFDPYDYYFPFAIEKFQLPASCGCVIGAYFP; encoded by the exons atgtttctcgaTAGAAGGCAGACGTCTCTGAACGCTGACTCCAAGACAAGCCAAAGTTTTGTTACGACAAAAGAAGTTTGGggaaaaaacatgtttttgaaattcttg AGCTTTGCTTCCCTGGTGGTTGTCGCGATGTCCAATGGGCCAAACGTCCCGCCTTACAAACCGGGTTATCCGGCGGCCAAGTACGATGATGTGCCACTTTGCGCCAAGAACTCATCAAAACCCTGGTGTTCGACTGACGAAGTCTATCCCATCTACGAAATCCAAAAAGCTTTGAATCAATACTATCAAGAAGTCCTGGCGCTCTACAAAGATGTAAAAGCAATCACGCCCAATTCTGTGGACGAATtaaaagatttagaagaagaaacataCCTATGCTCGAGCTCTACCACTTACATTCAACCTATGCGAGCTGTCAACGTCAATGGTAAATGGCGAGTTATCGTCAACAACGTCGAATCCTATAACTACTTGTTCACCCAATCGGCTAGGATCGAAGAATGTGATGTCGACGTGGGATCTACCTGTCCGCTTGTTCCATCTTGCTACGACTCTAAATGCGTCCAGAAGAACATGTTCCACCGCTTCTTGGTTTTTGATCCCTATGACTATTACTTCCCCTTCGCCATTGAAAAGTTCCAACTACCTGCATCCTGTGGTTGCGTAATTGGAGCTTACTTTCCTTGA